A portion of the Micromonospora tarapacensis genome contains these proteins:
- a CDS encoding ABC transporter ATP-binding protein codes for MAPLLDVDSLAVTLPGPRGPLPILHDVSLRVDEGELVGIAGESGCGKSITAQTLLGLLPDGARVSGAARFAGTDLLGLDNRGWQRIRGAGIAMVFQDPSAALHPMLTVGRQLTEHMRVHLRLDRRAATRRAVELLDQVRIPDPERALRAYPHQFSGGMRQRAAIAIALAARPRLLIADEPTTALDVTVQAGILALLDRLRAETGLAVAFITHDLGVLSALTTRGYVFYAGRVVETGPTGALLTAPTHPYTAALLGARPHGTQSVGTLRPIPGGPPAPGQAPPGCPFQPRCGYAEPACGTAAPPLTPAGTDRSVACVVRPELEVAA; via the coding sequence ATGGCGCCGCTGCTCGACGTCGACTCCCTCGCCGTCACCCTGCCCGGCCCGCGCGGGCCGCTGCCGATCCTGCACGACGTGTCGCTGCGCGTCGACGAGGGCGAACTCGTCGGCATCGCGGGGGAGAGCGGCTGCGGCAAGAGCATCACCGCGCAGACCCTGCTCGGTCTGCTCCCGGACGGCGCGCGGGTCAGCGGCGCGGCCCGGTTCGCCGGCACCGACCTGCTGGGCCTGGACAACCGGGGCTGGCAGCGGATCCGGGGCGCGGGCATCGCCATGGTCTTCCAGGACCCCAGCGCGGCCCTGCACCCGATGCTCACCGTCGGCCGCCAACTCACCGAGCACATGCGGGTGCACCTGCGGCTGGACCGGCGGGCGGCGACGCGCCGGGCGGTGGAACTGCTCGACCAGGTGCGCATCCCCGATCCGGAGCGTGCCCTGCGGGCCTACCCGCACCAGTTCTCCGGCGGCATGCGGCAACGCGCGGCCATCGCCATCGCCCTGGCCGCCCGGCCCCGGCTGCTGATCGCCGACGAACCGACCACCGCGCTCGACGTCACCGTGCAGGCCGGCATCCTCGCCCTGCTCGACCGGCTGCGCGCCGAGACCGGGCTGGCCGTCGCGTTCATCACCCACGACCTCGGGGTGCTCAGCGCGCTGACCACGCGCGGCTACGTCTTCTACGCCGGGCGGGTGGTGGAGACCGGCCCCACCGGCGCGCTGCTCACCGCACCCACCCACCCGTACACGGCGGCGCTGCTGGGCGCCCGGCCGCACGGCACCCAGTCCGTCGGCACGCTGCGGCCCATTCCCGGCGGCCCGCCGGCACCGGGCCAGGCGCCGCCGGGCTGCCCGTTCCAACCCCGCTGCGGGTACGCCGAACCGGCCTGCGGCACCGCCGCACCACCGTTGACGCCGGCCGGCACCGATCGGTCGGTGGCCTGTGTGGTGCGCCCGGAACTGGAGGTGGCCGCATGA
- a CDS encoding nuclear transport factor 2 family protein codes for MTTDELTATISDMYRSLGDRPAFDAHLHPDLTIWESDADHLLRGLADLHALRDRRAAEAAGPAPLTVAPEQLHADCWGDTGVVRYVLRARHGGDRPDSCFRVTDVLRRAGTGWRIVHHHAEAMR; via the coding sequence ATGACCACCGACGAACTCACCGCCACGATCAGCGACATGTACCGATCACTCGGGGATCGGCCCGCCTTCGACGCCCACCTGCACCCCGACCTGACCATCTGGGAGAGCGACGCCGATCACCTGCTCCGCGGCCTGGCCGACCTGCACGCGCTGCGCGACCGGCGGGCGGCCGAGGCGGCCGGACCGGCGCCGCTCACCGTGGCGCCGGAACAGCTCCACGCGGACTGCTGGGGCGACACCGGCGTGGTCCGGTACGTGCTGCGGGCCCGCCACGGCGGCGACCGGCCGGACAGCTGCTTCCGGGTCACCGACGTGCTGCGTCGCGCGGGCACCGGCTGGCGGATCGTGCACCACCACGCGGAGGCCATGCGATGA
- a CDS encoding ABC transporter permease, which produces MTMIAPDPVAGDPKVDRALTRRRWLGRLRGGPTSRPVWRQPIAVVALAILGGWLLVALFAPLIAPYDPLAQSADGYAPPSAAHWFGTDSLGRDILSRVLHGARLSIPLALAIVSLALLVGGLLGLVAGYLGRFADEALMRLTDLVFAFPQIILAMAVTAAFGPNTRNAVLALVIVSWPVYARVIRSAVLSMRGDDYLNAARLLGVGPVRALRRDVLPNSIGPAIVLATLELGNAVLLLAALSFLGLGPRPPAAEWGSMVALGSQDLSMWWVSVFPGLAILTVVMAFNVLGDALRDRLDPRYAKGR; this is translated from the coding sequence ATGACGATGATCGCACCCGATCCGGTTGCCGGAGACCCGAAGGTGGACCGGGCGCTGACCCGGCGTCGTTGGCTCGGCCGGCTGCGCGGTGGCCCGACCAGCCGGCCTGTGTGGCGGCAGCCCATCGCGGTGGTGGCGCTGGCCATCCTCGGCGGGTGGCTGCTGGTGGCGCTGTTCGCCCCGCTCATCGCCCCCTACGACCCGCTCGCGCAGAGCGCCGACGGGTATGCCCCGCCGTCGGCGGCGCACTGGTTCGGCACCGACTCGCTGGGCCGGGACATCCTCAGCCGGGTCCTCCACGGCGCGCGGCTGTCCATCCCGCTGGCCCTGGCCATCGTCTCGCTGGCCCTGCTCGTCGGTGGCCTGCTCGGGCTGGTCGCCGGCTATCTCGGGCGGTTCGCCGACGAGGCGCTGATGCGGCTGACCGACCTGGTCTTCGCCTTCCCGCAGATCATCCTGGCCATGGCGGTGACCGCCGCCTTCGGCCCGAACACCCGCAACGCCGTTCTCGCGCTGGTCATCGTGTCCTGGCCGGTCTACGCCCGGGTCATCCGCAGCGCGGTGCTCAGCATGCGTGGCGACGACTACCTCAACGCCGCGCGGCTGCTCGGCGTCGGGCCGGTCCGGGCGCTGCGCCGCGACGTGCTGCCCAACAGCATCGGCCCGGCGATCGTGCTGGCCACCCTGGAGCTCGGCAACGCGGTGCTGCTGCTCGCCGCGCTCTCCTTCCTGGGCCTGGGGCCCCGCCCACCGGCCGCCGAGTGGGGCTCCATGGTGGCCCTCGGCTCCCAGGACCTGTCGATGTGGTGGGTCAGCGTCTTTCCCGGCCTGGCCATCCTCACCGTCGTGATGGCCTTCAACGTGCTCGGCGACGCGCTGCGTGACCGGCTCGACCCCCGCTACGCGAAGGGACGCTGA
- a CDS encoding DUF885 domain-containing protein: MTAIVQVADDYLHALAGLDPEAAEAVGRTPESQLADLSPEAFDARAELARTTATAVATASADSPTERALVGALADRLASEVALHDAGFTTRLLAPLATPVHLARQVFDNLPRSTADDWAAVADHLHRLPTTLDQYAATLRRSAQRGQLVARRQVLAVAEQCTAWITADFYGGVVAGYPGGPLAGRLVDGARSATAATAQFAAFLRAELTPAAPDVDGVGRELYEVTARAFLGATVDLDELYAYGWAELDRTATELRAAATDCGHPDAPTARAALDADPAHRVPVGPALEAWLRERTARLTDALDGTHFDIPADTRQVTCRISPAAAGVMYYTPPDPGLTRPGGIWWSVPPGEQTVPVWRHVGTLCHEGLPGHHLQHAITLTTAELHPWQRTRCQVHGYAEGWAHYAERLADELGLYTGPAERLGMLDGQLWRAARVVIDLGLHLDLPIPAGNGFTAARRWTPELAVDLLTRVAGLDAATARFEVDRYLGWPAQALAFKVGARLWQQTRRDAERRAGAAFDRKRFHHTALALGPMGLDPLRDRLAETFRPATATLDRK, from the coding sequence ATGACCGCCATCGTCCAGGTGGCGGACGACTACCTGCACGCCCTGGCCGGACTCGACCCGGAGGCCGCCGAGGCGGTCGGACGCACCCCCGAGTCGCAGCTGGCCGACCTGTCGCCGGAGGCGTTCGACGCCCGCGCGGAGCTGGCCCGCACCACCGCGACCGCCGTCGCCACGGCCAGCGCAGACAGCCCGACCGAACGCGCCCTCGTCGGTGCCCTCGCCGACCGGCTCGCCAGTGAGGTCGCGCTGCACGACGCCGGCTTCACCACCCGGCTGCTCGCCCCGCTGGCCACCCCGGTGCACCTGGCCCGGCAGGTCTTCGACAACCTGCCCCGTTCCACCGCCGACGACTGGGCCGCCGTCGCCGACCACCTGCACCGGCTGCCCACCACCCTCGACCAGTACGCCGCGACACTGCGCCGCTCCGCACAGCGCGGGCAGCTGGTCGCCCGCCGGCAGGTGCTGGCCGTCGCCGAGCAGTGCACCGCCTGGATCACCGCCGACTTCTACGGCGGTGTCGTCGCCGGCTACCCGGGTGGGCCGCTCGCCGGCCGGCTGGTCGACGGGGCGCGGTCGGCCACCGCCGCGACGGCGCAGTTCGCCGCCTTCCTGCGTGCCGAACTGACCCCCGCCGCCCCCGACGTCGACGGTGTCGGCCGCGAGCTGTACGAGGTCACCGCCCGCGCCTTCCTCGGCGCCACCGTCGACCTCGACGAGCTGTACGCGTACGGCTGGGCGGAGCTGGACCGCACCGCCACCGAGCTGCGCGCCGCGGCGACCGACTGCGGCCATCCGGACGCGCCCACCGCGCGGGCCGCACTGGACGCCGACCCCGCGCACCGGGTGCCGGTCGGCCCCGCACTGGAGGCGTGGCTGCGGGAGCGGACCGCACGGCTGACCGACGCGCTCGACGGCACCCACTTCGACATCCCGGCCGACACCCGGCAGGTGACGTGCCGGATCAGCCCCGCCGCCGCCGGCGTCATGTACTACACCCCGCCCGATCCGGGCCTGACCCGCCCCGGCGGGATCTGGTGGTCGGTGCCACCGGGCGAGCAGACCGTGCCGGTGTGGCGCCACGTCGGGACGTTGTGCCACGAGGGGCTGCCCGGCCACCACCTGCAACACGCCATCACCCTCACCACCGCCGAGCTGCACCCGTGGCAGCGCACCCGCTGCCAGGTGCACGGCTACGCCGAGGGTTGGGCGCACTACGCCGAACGGCTCGCCGACGAACTCGGCCTCTACACCGGCCCCGCGGAACGGCTCGGCATGCTCGACGGGCAGCTGTGGCGGGCCGCCCGGGTGGTCATCGACCTGGGCCTGCACCTCGACCTGCCGATCCCCGCCGGCAACGGGTTCACCGCCGCTCGGCGCTGGACACCCGAGCTGGCCGTGGACCTCCTGACCCGGGTGGCCGGGCTGGACGCCGCGACCGCCCGCTTCGAGGTCGACCGCTACCTCGGCTGGCCGGCGCAGGCCCTGGCGTTCAAGGTCGGCGCCCGGCTGTGGCAGCAGACCCGCCGGGACGCCGAGCGGCGCGCCGGTGCCGCGTTCGACCGCAAACGCTTCCACCACACCGCGCTGGCGCTCGGGCCGATGGGCCTGGACCCGCTGCGCGACCGCCTCGCCGAGACGTTCCGACCCGCCACCGCCACCCTCGACCGGAAGTGA
- a CDS encoding ABC transporter ATP-binding protein codes for MSPTSILPVASGRATAAAFWRALRRYPLLGWTSVVASAAASVAAVGVPILLGRLVDLVVAGGTVRSLLLTSAWILGAGLASAVLTGASRWLITEWGMRGCADLREDVLDRALRMDAARLESAGAGDVASRVTEDVEQVTDSVRLAAGIFTALVTVVITFAGFATLDWRIACAFLIVFPVHAMSLRRFVPRARRLYAAEREAAAVRTQSLLTTFTGTRTVHAYGMEDRQSRRVDEASRAAVVARLRAVRGFLWFANMMNYAEAIGLTAVLLSGFLLVRAGEVTVGDVTAAALLFHRLFGPLGMLLISFNDIQSAGAALARLVGITGLGVPAAGAGGPVTSRRPAGITAKSVAHRYPGGPLVVHDVSLDIAEGESLAIVGESGAGKTTLAAILGGVVPAADGEVWLGGRPIGELSPDELRRTVGVVTQEVHVFAGTLADDLRLAAPHARDEDLFAALTLVGAREWVDALPDGVQTRVGDGAHPVNPGQAQQLALARIALLDPPIVVLDEASAEAGSAGARQLEQASAALIRGRTAVVVAHRLTQAHSCDRIAVMSHGRIVELGSPDELVAAGGRYAELWSAWQR; via the coding sequence ATGAGCCCGACGTCGATCCTGCCCGTCGCGAGCGGCAGGGCGACCGCTGCCGCCTTCTGGCGTGCCCTCCGGCGCTACCCGCTGCTCGGCTGGACGTCGGTGGTGGCATCGGCAGCGGCGAGCGTGGCCGCGGTCGGCGTGCCGATCCTGCTCGGTCGGCTGGTCGACCTGGTGGTTGCCGGCGGCACCGTCCGGTCGCTGCTGCTGACCTCGGCGTGGATCCTCGGCGCGGGTCTCGCCAGCGCGGTCCTCACCGGGGCGTCCCGGTGGCTGATCACCGAGTGGGGCATGCGCGGCTGCGCCGACCTGCGGGAAGACGTGCTCGACCGGGCGCTGCGGATGGACGCGGCCCGGCTGGAGAGCGCCGGCGCGGGCGACGTGGCCTCGCGGGTCACCGAGGACGTCGAGCAGGTGACCGACTCGGTCCGGCTGGCCGCGGGGATCTTCACCGCGCTGGTCACCGTCGTCATCACCTTCGCCGGCTTCGCGACGCTCGACTGGCGCATCGCCTGCGCCTTTCTGATCGTCTTCCCGGTGCACGCGATGAGCCTGCGCCGGTTCGTGCCCCGGGCGAGGCGGCTCTACGCCGCCGAGCGGGAGGCCGCGGCGGTCCGGACCCAGAGCCTGTTGACGACCTTCACCGGCACCCGGACGGTCCACGCGTACGGCATGGAGGATCGGCAGAGCCGGCGGGTCGACGAGGCGTCGAGGGCCGCGGTCGTCGCCCGGCTGCGGGCGGTCCGCGGATTCCTCTGGTTCGCGAACATGATGAACTACGCGGAGGCGATCGGGCTCACCGCGGTGCTCCTGAGCGGGTTCCTGCTGGTTCGGGCGGGCGAGGTCACCGTCGGCGACGTCACCGCCGCCGCGCTGCTCTTCCACCGGCTCTTCGGCCCGCTCGGCATGCTGCTGATCTCGTTCAACGACATCCAGTCGGCCGGCGCGGCGCTCGCCCGGCTCGTGGGCATCACCGGGCTCGGCGTGCCGGCGGCGGGTGCCGGCGGCCCGGTGACCTCGCGGAGGCCCGCCGGCATCACCGCCAAATCGGTGGCACACCGCTACCCCGGCGGCCCCCTCGTCGTGCACGACGTGTCGCTCGACATCGCCGAGGGCGAGTCACTCGCGATCGTCGGCGAGAGCGGGGCCGGCAAGACGACCCTCGCGGCCATCCTCGGCGGGGTCGTCCCCGCCGCCGACGGCGAGGTGTGGCTGGGTGGCCGGCCGATCGGCGAGCTGTCCCCGGACGAACTGCGCCGCACCGTCGGCGTGGTCACCCAGGAGGTCCACGTCTTCGCCGGCACGCTCGCCGACGACCTCCGGCTGGCCGCCCCGCACGCCCGCGACGAGGACCTGTTCGCCGCGCTGACCCTGGTCGGCGCCCGCGAGTGGGTCGACGCGCTGCCCGACGGGGTGCAGACCAGGGTCGGTGACGGTGCCCATCCGGTCAATCCGGGCCAGGCACAGCAGCTGGCGCTGGCCCGGATCGCCCTGCTCGACCCGCCGATCGTCGTCCTCGACGAGGCGAGCGCCGAGGCCGGCAGCGCGGGCGCGCGGCAGCTCGAACAGGCCAGCGCCGCGCTCATCCGTGGCCGCACGGCCGTCGTCGTCGCGCACCGGCTCACCCAGGCACACAGCTGTGACCGGATCGCCGTGATGTCACACGGCCGGATCGTCGAACTCGGCAGCCCGGACGAGCTCGTCGCGGCCGGCGGCCGGTACGCCGAGCTCTGGTCGGCCTGGCAGCGCTGA
- a CDS encoding DUF998 domain-containing protein, which yields MTRTRGLLGCGIVGAVLFIAVILINGVVKPGYQPAHDFVSEGSIGRGGWLQIANFVVSGTLLAVFSFGLRHTVSRWTAWLVRVFAICLIGAGVFVSDPVPTDRTTSHGTAHNLVSLLVFAALIAACFTAARWRPTGAWRWYCRLTGITVGVLVVAAGAVDPTDGGAGLIQRAGITLGWTWLAVLAVRALRAGDRSALPGRPELGVPAAGRDELVRAAEFDDPAV from the coding sequence GTGACGAGGACTCGGGGCCTGCTCGGCTGCGGAATCGTCGGCGCGGTGCTGTTCATCGCGGTGATCCTGATCAACGGAGTGGTCAAACCCGGCTACCAGCCGGCCCACGACTTCGTCAGCGAGGGCTCGATCGGGCGCGGCGGGTGGCTCCAGATCGCGAACTTCGTGGTGAGCGGCACCCTGTTGGCGGTGTTCTCGTTCGGGCTGCGGCACACCGTCTCACGGTGGACGGCCTGGCTGGTGCGGGTCTTCGCGATCTGCCTGATCGGAGCCGGCGTCTTCGTCTCGGATCCGGTTCCGACCGACCGGACGACCAGCCACGGCACCGCGCACAACCTCGTCTCGCTCCTCGTCTTCGCGGCGCTGATCGCCGCCTGCTTCACGGCCGCCCGCTGGCGGCCGACCGGCGCGTGGCGCTGGTACTGCCGGCTCACCGGGATCACCGTCGGGGTGCTCGTCGTGGCCGCCGGCGCGGTCGATCCGACCGACGGCGGTGCGGGGCTGATCCAGCGTGCCGGGATCACACTCGGCTGGACCTGGCTGGCCGTCCTCGCGGTGCGGGCCCTGCGCGCCGGCGACCGGTCAGCGCTGCCAGGCCGACCAGAGCTCGGCGTACCGGCCGCCGGCCGCGACGAGCTCGTCCGGGCTGCCGAGTTCGACGATCCGGCCGTGTGA
- a CDS encoding amidohydrolase family protein: MHSASEQVLVNLALYDGVDERLQPDRGVWVGADGMIRAVGPVDDVLAEAGDATVVDLGGDVVMPGLTNMHVHLSLGLPGHLADTVHRSNLAELVLLMADSARRTLHAGVTTARLVGEGRYADFALRRGIEGGAVDGPRIFTAGHALCCTGGHGWEADALEADGADGFRRLTRAQIRAGADLIKVCVSGGIAGQYEAIDTPQLLDDEMAAVIRVAHDWGRKVTAHAGPADTVRRAVELGLDCVEHGYELTDEVTRLMAERGVWYVPTIVVSRCEQFFRDSGVPGWLMDRALAAGPRHWESLQHAIRNGVPIALGSDMPPHAGYDETTATVRELEFMVDAGMPVADALRAATIRPAQWLGQADTLGSVEAGKHADLLVLREDPTRSVSALRTLHVVMKGGVVYRDDHHRVRTPR; encoded by the coding sequence ATGCACTCCGCCAGCGAACAGGTCCTGGTCAACCTCGCCCTCTACGACGGCGTCGACGAACGGCTCCAGCCCGACCGGGGCGTCTGGGTCGGCGCCGACGGGATGATCCGCGCCGTCGGCCCGGTCGACGACGTGCTCGCCGAGGCGGGCGACGCCACAGTGGTCGACCTCGGCGGCGACGTCGTCATGCCCGGCCTGACCAACATGCACGTGCACCTGTCGCTCGGGCTGCCCGGTCACCTGGCCGACACGGTGCACCGGTCCAACCTGGCCGAGCTGGTGCTGCTGATGGCCGACTCGGCGCGACGCACCCTGCACGCCGGTGTCACCACCGCCCGGCTGGTCGGTGAGGGGCGCTACGCCGACTTCGCGCTGCGCCGGGGCATCGAGGGTGGCGCGGTGGACGGCCCCCGGATCTTCACCGCCGGGCACGCCCTGTGCTGCACGGGTGGCCACGGCTGGGAGGCCGACGCCCTGGAGGCCGACGGCGCGGACGGGTTCCGGCGGCTCACCCGGGCGCAGATCCGGGCCGGCGCCGACCTGATCAAGGTGTGTGTCTCCGGCGGCATCGCCGGCCAGTACGAGGCCATCGACACGCCGCAGCTGCTCGACGACGAGATGGCCGCCGTCATCCGGGTCGCCCACGACTGGGGGCGCAAGGTCACCGCGCACGCCGGTCCGGCCGACACCGTACGCCGGGCGGTCGAACTCGGCCTCGACTGCGTCGAGCACGGCTACGAGTTGACCGACGAGGTCACCCGGCTGATGGCCGAGCGGGGTGTCTGGTACGTCCCCACCATCGTGGTCAGCCGCTGCGAACAGTTCTTCCGCGACTCCGGCGTGCCCGGCTGGCTGATGGACCGGGCGCTGGCCGCCGGCCCCCGGCACTGGGAGAGCCTCCAGCACGCCATCCGCAACGGGGTACCGATCGCGCTGGGCAGCGACATGCCGCCGCACGCCGGCTACGACGAGACCACCGCCACCGTCCGCGAGCTGGAGTTCATGGTGGACGCCGGGATGCCGGTCGCGGACGCCTTGCGGGCCGCCACCATCCGCCCCGCGCAGTGGCTCGGGCAGGCCGACACGCTCGGCAGCGTCGAGGCCGGCAAGCACGCCGACCTGCTGGTGCTGCGCGAGGACCCGACCCGCTCGGTCTCCGCGCTGCGCACCCTGCACGTGGTGATGAAGGGCGGCGTGGTGTACCGCGACGACCACCACCGTGTCCGGACACCCCGATGA
- a CDS encoding TIGR04076 family protein, with translation MSDEQPTTDVYDLRVVVERIEGRSVCGMKPGDHLDLTESCRLSIPAGQHFCLYALAACLPLLPAKQRALAEGDWMARDSHVACPDPDERVIMRIERTGRRQIPTEELT, from the coding sequence ATGAGCGACGAACAGCCCACCACCGACGTCTACGACCTGCGGGTCGTGGTGGAGCGCATCGAGGGCCGCTCGGTGTGCGGCATGAAGCCGGGCGACCACCTCGACCTGACCGAGTCCTGCCGGCTCAGCATCCCCGCCGGCCAGCACTTCTGCCTGTACGCCCTCGCTGCCTGCCTGCCGCTGCTGCCGGCCAAGCAGCGGGCCCTGGCCGAGGGTGACTGGATGGCCCGGGACAGCCACGTCGCCTGCCCGGACCCGGACGAGCGGGTCATCATGCGCATCGAACGCACCGGCCGGCGGCAGATCCCCACCGAGGAGCTGACGTGA
- a CDS encoding ABC transporter ATP-binding protein, protein MSGRQWAGQQTQDDGAGARRGAVPGEPSLLEISDVEVEYRPRGRGRVRAVAGVSLDVAAGQIVGLVGESGCGKSSLARVAVGLTAPSAGAIRFAGQPVTPLGWRRRPGTEIGLQMVFQNPYASLNPRRTIGAQLLDGVPAEVTGAARRDRVPELLDRVGMPATAADRYPHQFSGGQRQRLAIARALAPQPRMIIADEPVTALDASSQAQVVNLLVGLVRDLDMGMLFISHDLALVHEIADVTAVMYLGRIVESAPTRELWRDPRHPYTRALIDAVPQIGPAPRLPATLAGEVPDPANAPTGCRFRPRCPHAFAPCGDEPPTVELGGRSAACWLTEPEEPGHRARPPRKS, encoded by the coding sequence ATGAGCGGGCGGCAGTGGGCGGGTCAGCAGACCCAGGACGACGGTGCCGGCGCGCGGCGCGGTGCCGTCCCGGGTGAACCGAGCCTGCTGGAGATCAGCGACGTGGAGGTCGAGTACCGGCCCCGGGGACGCGGCCGGGTGCGGGCGGTCGCCGGGGTCAGCCTGGACGTGGCGGCCGGGCAGATCGTCGGCCTGGTCGGCGAGTCCGGCTGCGGCAAGTCGTCGCTGGCCCGGGTCGCGGTCGGGCTGACCGCGCCGAGCGCCGGTGCGATCCGCTTCGCCGGGCAGCCGGTCACCCCGCTGGGTTGGCGCCGCCGGCCGGGCACCGAGATCGGCCTGCAGATGGTCTTCCAGAACCCGTACGCATCCCTGAACCCCCGGCGCACCATCGGCGCGCAACTGCTCGACGGCGTGCCGGCGGAGGTGACCGGCGCGGCCCGCCGCGACCGGGTGCCCGAGCTGCTCGACCGGGTCGGCATGCCGGCCACGGCCGCCGACCGGTACCCGCACCAGTTCTCCGGCGGGCAACGGCAGCGCCTCGCCATCGCCCGGGCGCTCGCCCCGCAGCCCCGGATGATCATCGCCGACGAGCCGGTCACCGCGCTGGACGCCTCGTCGCAGGCCCAGGTGGTCAACCTGCTCGTCGGGCTGGTCCGCGACCTCGACATGGGCATGCTGTTCATCTCCCACGACCTCGCGCTGGTGCACGAGATCGCCGACGTCACCGCCGTGATGTACCTCGGCCGGATCGTCGAGAGCGCGCCCACCCGCGAGCTGTGGCGCGACCCCCGACACCCGTACACCCGGGCGCTGATCGACGCGGTGCCGCAGATCGGGCCCGCCCCGCGGCTGCCCGCCACCCTCGCCGGAGAGGTGCCCGACCCGGCCAACGCGCCGACCGGCTGCCGGTTCCGGCCGCGCTGCCCGCACGCCTTCGCCCCCTGCGGCGACGAGCCGCCCACCGTCGAGCTGGGTGGCCGCAGCGCCGCCTGCTGGCTGACCGAACCCGAAGAACCCGGCCACCGTGCCCGCCCACCGAGGAAGTCGTGA
- a CDS encoding LLM class flavin-dependent oxidoreductase: MSRLVGIGLQSDKSADEYAELAELAERHGFDVLSVFGDLMYQPPIFPLLVAARHTRRIRLGAACLNPFTLHPVEVAGQVAALDLASHGRAYLGLARGTWLQQVGVPQARPLRRIAETVQIVRRLLAGDDGGFAGREFTVAPGTALRYAPARPDVPVLVGTWGQQTARSAARFASEVKVGGSANPAMAKTMRAWLDEAGAGPGTGVVLGAVTVVDSDGALARRVARTEVAMYLAVVAALDPTVEVDPELLARIQQHVTRREDDLAGALIGDDLLDLFAFSGTPEQVAAQAAAVFDAGASRVEFGTPHGLTPHRGIELLGGRVLPLLRG; encoded by the coding sequence GTGAGCCGTCTGGTCGGTATCGGCCTGCAGTCGGACAAGTCCGCCGACGAGTACGCCGAGCTTGCCGAGCTGGCCGAACGGCACGGCTTCGACGTGCTGTCGGTCTTCGGTGACCTGATGTACCAGCCGCCGATCTTCCCGCTGCTGGTGGCCGCCCGGCACACCCGCCGGATCCGCCTCGGCGCGGCCTGCCTGAACCCGTTCACCCTGCACCCGGTGGAGGTGGCCGGGCAGGTCGCCGCGCTCGACCTGGCCTCGCACGGCCGCGCCTACCTCGGGCTCGCCCGGGGCACCTGGTTGCAGCAGGTCGGGGTGCCGCAGGCCCGGCCACTGCGCCGCATCGCCGAGACCGTCCAGATCGTCCGCCGGTTGCTCGCCGGCGACGACGGCGGCTTCGCCGGCCGGGAGTTCACCGTGGCGCCCGGCACCGCCCTGCGGTACGCCCCGGCCCGCCCCGACGTGCCGGTGCTGGTCGGCACCTGGGGGCAGCAGACGGCCCGGTCCGCCGCCCGCTTCGCCAGCGAGGTCAAGGTCGGCGGGTCGGCGAACCCGGCGATGGCCAAGACGATGCGGGCCTGGCTGGACGAGGCGGGGGCCGGACCGGGCACCGGTGTGGTGCTTGGCGCGGTCACCGTCGTCGACTCCGACGGTGCGCTGGCGCGACGGGTGGCCCGCACCGAGGTCGCCATGTACCTCGCCGTGGTCGCCGCCCTCGACCCCACCGTCGAGGTCGACCCCGAGCTGCTGGCCCGGATCCAGCAGCACGTCACGCGCCGCGAGGACGACCTGGCCGGCGCGCTGATCGGCGACGACCTGCTCGACCTGTTCGCGTTCTCCGGTACGCCCGAACAGGTCGCCGCGCAGGCCGCCGCGGTGTTCGACGCCGGGGCGAGCCGGGTGGAGTTCGGCACGCCGCACGGCTTGACCCCGCACCGCGGAATAGAGCTGCTCGGTGGGCGGGTGCTGCCGCTGCTGCGCGGCTGA